A DNA window from Vigna unguiculata cultivar IT97K-499-35 chromosome 10, ASM411807v1, whole genome shotgun sequence contains the following coding sequences:
- the LOC114167519 gene encoding disease resistance protein ADR2-like — MEFASSTSKLPEMYDVLINFTGEDIRIKFVSHLDSALTSVGLTTLLHHDNVVKSMHIQQPILNRCRVTIVVFTKTYSESVWCLHQLQQIIEWHQTYCRHVLPVYYEIQPSDVRLQKGDFGKAFKATAQQTFSPQQMEHGMSGWRAITGKNPEVDFILSFSSEQLIFFLYFVRSNFFHALFYRIATCLIWFTATDLTSGFKSRFQTDSRVFFAVQLNWLQIKISKSCTSLFRFTT; from the exons ATGGAATTCGCATCTTCAACATCCAAACTCCCAGAGATGTACGACGTGCTCATCAACTTCACAGGAGAAGACATCCGCATAAAATTTGTTTCTCATCTTGATTCTGCCCTCACTTCTGTTGGACTCACCACTCTCCTTCACCACGACAATGTAGTAAAGTCAATGCACATCCAACAACCTATTCTGAATCGGTGTCGGGTAACAATTGTTGTTTTCACCAAAACCTATTCTGAATCTGTTTGGTGTCTTCATCAGCTGCAACAAATCATTGAATGGCACCAAACTTATTGCCGACATGTTCTACCCGTATACTACGAAATTCAGCCATCTGATGTACGTCTTCAGAAGGGTGATTTTGGAAAAGCCTTCAAAGCAACTGCACAACAAACATTTTCCCCACAACAAATGGAGCATGGCATGTCCGGCTGGAGAGCAATCACAG gtaagaacccagaagtcgattttattttgagtttctcaagcgaacaactcattttcttcttatattttgtcagatctaacttttttcATGCGCTTTTTTACAG GATTGCTACATGTCTAATATGGTTCACTGCGACAGATTTAACATcag gcttcaaatcaagatttcaaactgattcaagagtctttttcgctgtacaacttaactg gcttcaaatcaagatttcaaagTCATGCACGAGTCTTTTTCGCTTTACAACTTAA